From a single Nitrospirota bacterium genomic region:
- a CDS encoding acetyl-CoA decarbonylase/synthase complex subunit delta, with protein sequence MAFAAPKETYSGKVYEVTIGTEGAARIGGENVLPFHAFEGNVPNRPLVAYEVQDVAPEDWPDMVKKPYAAVSADPVKWAQYCQNELKAKAITLRLVGTHPDRDNRSPEDAAKTVKDVLAAIKVPLIILGSNHVEKDSAVLVAVAEAAKGKNCVIGKAQEANYKTIAAAAMANDHKLIAMSELDINLSKQLNILITQMGFDKEKILTDPMSSALGYGLEYTYSVMERIRLAALTQNDVTMQQPMLADVGFYAWKVKEAQASEADLPIGGSLEERSIAWEVTTAGALMMAGAELLIMRHPEAVKAVEKFIDELM encoded by the coding sequence ATGGCTTTTGCTGCACCGAAAGAGACGTACTCAGGAAAAGTGTATGAGGTTACCATCGGCACCGAGGGCGCTGCCAGGATCGGCGGAGAGAATGTGCTCCCCTTCCATGCCTTCGAAGGGAATGTGCCCAACAGGCCGCTCGTTGCGTATGAAGTCCAGGATGTAGCTCCCGAAGACTGGCCCGACATGGTGAAGAAGCCGTACGCCGCCGTATCGGCTGACCCGGTGAAGTGGGCCCAGTACTGCCAGAACGAGCTGAAAGCGAAGGCGATCACCCTCAGGCTCGTCGGCACCCATCCCGACCGCGACAACCGGTCGCCGGAAGACGCTGCAAAGACCGTCAAGGATGTCCTCGCCGCGATCAAGGTTCCCCTGATCATCCTCGGCAGCAACCACGTCGAAAAGGATTCGGCGGTGCTCGTCGCCGTCGCCGAGGCAGCGAAGGGAAAGAACTGCGTCATCGGCAAGGCCCAGGAGGCCAACTACAAGACGATCGCTGCCGCGGCGATGGCGAACGACCACAAACTGATCGCCATGTCCGAGCTCGATATCAACCTTTCCAAGCAGCTCAACATCCTCATCACCCAGATGGGGTTCGATAAAGAGAAGATACTCACCGACCCGATGTCGTCGGCGCTGGGCTACGGCCTCGAATACACCTACTCGGTCATGGAGCGCATCAGGCTCGCGGCGCTCACCCAGAACGATGTGACCATGCAGCAGCCGATGCTCGCCGACGTAGGGTTTTATGCGTGGAAGGTGAAAGAGGCCCAGGCCTCCGAGGCCGACCTCCCGATAGGCGGCTCGCTCGAGGAGCGGAGCATCGCCTGGGAAGTCACCACCGCCGGCGCGCTGATGATGGCCGGCGCCGAGCTGCTCATCATGCGGCATCCCGAGGCGGTCAAGGCCGTCGAAAAATTCATCGACGAATTAATGTAA
- a CDS encoding carbon monoxide dehydrogenase has translation MAFTIAFAGKGGTGKTSLAGLVVKYLVSRRRGPVLAVDADSNACLNEALGLDVHATIGSLREESLQAVRGGGDRPGGMSMEQLFDYQVQQSIIEAKGFDLMVMGRPEGPGCYCAANNIIRKYTDLLSEKYPYVVIDNEAGMEHLSRRTTHRVDLLIIVSDPTVKGVMTAERINRLVDELQLEVERRVLIINRVIGYEGEELRKMAEKAGVVVAGLVPQDEMIFKYDLEGKPVFELPEDARAVQALYSILQSLQIP, from the coding sequence GTGGCCTTCACAATAGCCTTTGCAGGCAAGGGAGGAACAGGAAAGACGAGCCTCGCCGGGCTCGTGGTCAAATATCTGGTGAGCAGGAGGAGAGGTCCTGTCCTCGCCGTGGACGCAGACAGCAACGCCTGCCTGAATGAGGCCCTCGGACTCGACGTGCATGCGACCATCGGGAGCCTGAGAGAAGAGTCCCTGCAGGCGGTCAGGGGCGGCGGCGACAGGCCGGGCGGCATGTCGATGGAGCAGCTCTTCGACTACCAGGTGCAGCAATCCATCATCGAGGCGAAGGGTTTTGATCTCATGGTGATGGGGAGGCCGGAAGGTCCCGGCTGTTACTGCGCCGCCAATAACATCATCCGGAAATACACCGATCTGCTCTCCGAGAAATATCCCTATGTGGTCATCGACAACGAAGCGGGCATGGAGCATCTGAGCCGGAGGACGACGCACAGGGTCGATCTGCTGATCATCGTCAGCGACCCGACGGTAAAGGGCGTCATGACCGCGGAGCGGATCAACAGGCTCGTCGATGAGCTGCAGCTCGAGGTAGAAAGAAGAGTGCTGATCATAAACCGGGTGATAGGATACGAAGGCGAAGAGCTGAGGAAAATGGCCGAGAAGGCCGGTGTCGTGGTGGCGGGGCTGGTCCCCCAGGATGAAATGATCTTCAAGTACGACCTGGAGGGAAAGCCGGTCTTCGAGCTCCCCGAGGATGCCAGGGCGGTACAAGCGCTCTATTCTATTCTCCAGTCGTTGCAGATACCGTAG
- a CDS encoding HAD-IA family hydrolase, producing the protein MPIELIIFDLDGTLVDSSRDIANAVNHAIAPYGVQPLTVKETIGLIGEGVTRLMEKVIAKEHLNAGRDALVDRFLAYYAEHLVDETTVYPGVRETLEQLTGCRKAVISNKREALSVKILEKLALAKYLDIIVGSDTTEERKPSPLPILYVLDRFGINARDAVMVGDSNYDIEAGKAAGIRTVSVTYGYKTLDFLRGSDFIIESMFELPGILERME; encoded by the coding sequence ATGCCGATTGAGCTCATCATCTTCGATCTCGACGGAACTCTTGTTGACTCGAGCCGCGATATCGCCAATGCCGTCAATCATGCCATAGCGCCGTACGGTGTTCAACCGCTCACGGTCAAGGAGACCATCGGCCTCATCGGGGAAGGGGTTACCCGGTTGATGGAGAAGGTCATCGCTAAAGAACACCTTAACGCCGGTCGTGATGCGCTTGTTGACCGTTTTCTGGCGTACTATGCGGAGCATCTCGTGGACGAGACGACGGTCTATCCCGGCGTACGGGAGACCCTGGAACAGTTGACGGGCTGCCGGAAAGCGGTGATTTCGAACAAGCGGGAGGCGCTCTCCGTCAAGATTCTTGAAAAGTTGGCACTTGCTAAGTACCTTGATATAATTGTTGGTAGCGACACGACGGAGGAGCGGAAGCCCTCGCCGCTGCCTATTCTCTATGTCCTTGATAGATTTGGTATTAATGCTCGTGATGCGGTCATGGTCGGCGATAGTAATTACGACATCGAGGCGGGGAAAGCGGCAGGGATCAGGACCGTGAGTGTTACCTACGGTTACAAAACATTGGACTTTTTACGTGGTTCTGATTTTATAATAGAAAGTATGTTCGAATTGCCCGGAATCCTGGAGCGTATGGAGTAG
- a CDS encoding dihydropteroate synthase: MLVIGEKLSIIAKRVREAMMKKDKGPIQEIATNQWKQGAGMIDANIGPAEDGGEDLMQWMVTTIQEVVPLPICLDTTNFKAIEAGLKVHNNEWGRALINSTSNDPERFPILELGAKYSCQVIGLTVGKGGLPADAEERAAIASEIMARAMEYGLPLEDLYLDPLVLQIATTQDQAIKVVQAIKMFQELNDPPMKTVVGLSNISNGCPKPLRPILNKYYLALLMYEGLTAAIADPHEVVETVKTIDVITGNTLYAHSYLEM, from the coding sequence ATGCTGGTAATCGGGGAGAAGTTGAGCATTATAGCCAAGCGGGTCCGGGAGGCTATGATGAAGAAGGACAAAGGGCCTATTCAAGAGATAGCCACGAACCAGTGGAAGCAGGGAGCGGGCATGATCGATGCGAATATCGGCCCTGCGGAAGACGGGGGAGAAGATTTGATGCAGTGGATGGTGACCACCATCCAGGAGGTGGTGCCGCTGCCCATCTGCCTCGATACGACGAACTTCAAGGCGATCGAGGCGGGTCTCAAGGTCCATAATAATGAATGGGGACGGGCGCTCATCAACTCCACCTCCAACGACCCCGAGCGGTTTCCCATCCTCGAGCTCGGCGCGAAGTACAGCTGCCAGGTCATCGGCCTCACCGTAGGAAAAGGCGGCCTTCCCGCCGATGCCGAAGAGCGCGCCGCCATCGCTTCGGAGATCATGGCGCGCGCCATGGAGTACGGCCTTCCTCTCGAGGACCTCTACCTCGATCCCCTCGTGCTCCAGATCGCCACGACGCAGGACCAGGCCATCAAGGTCGTTCAGGCGATCAAGATGTTCCAGGAGCTCAATGACCCTCCGATGAAGACCGTCGTCGGCCTCAGCAATATATCGAACGGCTGTCCCAAGCCGCTCAGACCCATTCTGAATAAATACTATCTCGCGCTGCTCATGTACGAGGGATTGACGGCGGCGATCGCCGACCCGCATGAGGTGGTCGAGACCGTAAAAACCATCGATGTGATAACGGGCAACACCCTTTACGCACATTCCTATCTCGAAATGTAG